From Streptomyces durmitorensis, a single genomic window includes:
- a CDS encoding DUF6104 family protein, whose amino-acid sequence MYFTDRGIEELEKRRGEEEVTFEWLAEQLRVFVDLNPDFEVPVERLATWLARLDDEDEDE is encoded by the coding sequence ATGTACTTCACCGACCGTGGCATCGAGGAGCTGGAGAAGCGGCGCGGCGAGGAGGAGGTCACTTTCGAGTGGCTCGCCGAGCAGCTCCGGGTCTTCGTGGACCTCAACCCGGACTTCGAGGTCCCGGTGGAGCGTCTCGCCACCTGGCTGGCCCGTCTGGACGACGAGGACGAGGACGAGTAG
- a CDS encoding DUF4097 family beta strand repeat-containing protein: MSEWSVAEPQKLTFDAPVRTLHVRVVNGTVNVVGTDEVSARLEVSEIEGPPLTVTQSDGTLSVAYDDLPWKGFLKWLDRKGWRRSAVVSLAVPAGTRVEVGVVGAGAVVSGIEGRTEVKGVTGDTTLVGLSGQVRADTVSGSVEAQGITGDLRFNSVSGDLTVFEGAGSSVRADSVSGSMIVDIDPTGAPADIGLTSVSGEIAIRLPHPTDADVEANTASGSVSNAFEDLRVSGQWGAKKITGRLGSGSGKLRATTVSGSIALLRRPPTEEDPSDEVPPTASPSDATDPTDPTDPTGPTDPTDPTDTPPTGTPPTDDAAPTDKKVL, encoded by the coding sequence ATGTCAGAGTGGTCCGTCGCCGAGCCCCAGAAGCTCACGTTCGACGCCCCCGTGAGGACACTCCATGTGCGCGTCGTCAACGGAACAGTGAACGTCGTGGGCACCGACGAAGTTTCCGCCCGGCTCGAGGTCTCCGAGATCGAGGGGCCGCCGCTGACCGTCACGCAGTCGGACGGCACGCTGTCCGTCGCCTATGACGACCTGCCCTGGAAGGGCTTCCTCAAGTGGCTCGACCGCAAGGGCTGGCGCCGCAGCGCCGTGGTCTCGCTGGCCGTCCCGGCGGGCACCCGCGTCGAGGTCGGCGTCGTGGGGGCCGGCGCCGTGGTCTCGGGGATCGAGGGGCGCACGGAGGTCAAGGGCGTCACCGGCGACACCACCCTCGTCGGCCTCTCGGGCCAGGTCCGCGCCGACACGGTCTCGGGCAGCGTGGAGGCCCAGGGCATCACGGGCGACCTGCGGTTCAACTCGGTCTCCGGTGACCTGACCGTCTTCGAGGGCGCGGGCTCCTCCGTTCGGGCAGATTCGGTGAGCGGCTCGATGATCGTGGACATCGACCCGACGGGCGCGCCGGCGGACATCGGTCTGACGAGCGTCTCCGGTGAGATAGCGATCCGGCTGCCCCACCCGACGGACGCGGACGTGGAGGCGAACACCGCGAGCGGGTCGGTGTCCAACGCGTTCGAGGACCTGCGGGTCAGCGGCCAGTGGGGCGCGAAGAAGATCACCGGCCGCCTGGGCTCGGGCAGCGGAAAGCTCAGGGCGACGACGGTCTCGGGCTCCATCGCGCTGCTGCGCAGGCCGCCGACGGAGGAGGATCCGTCCGACGAGGTCCCACCGACCGCGTCCCCGTCGGACGCGACGGACCCGACGGACCCGACGGACCCGACAGGACCCACGGACCCCACGGACCCGACGGACACTCCCCCGACGGGCACTCCCCCGACCGACGACGCCGCCCCGACCGACAAGAAGGTGCTCTGA